A window of Verrucomicrobiia bacterium genomic DNA:
GGGTGACGCGGGTGCGGCGGGTTTCCACGACGGGAATGCCGCCGGCCGCCCGGACGGCGCGGATGAGCTGCACGGTGAACTCATCCGGCACGTCGATCATGTCGAGGAAGACACGTTCGCCCTTTTTGATCTCCGTGGAATATCGAACCAGCAGGTTCGCCAGTTTGGGGTAACGCGGATCGGTCATGGGTCGGGAAATTGACGACGAATCAAGGTTTTGTCGAGACGGCTCTTTCCCGCCGCCGCAACGCGCGCTCGGTGCGTTTGACCTCCGCCTGCAACAACTCTTCGGCCGACCAGCCGCACGCCTGCGCCGTGCGGGCGAGGGCGAAAAGTTGCCTGGCGAGGGCGTCGCGGCCCGGTCTGCGGACCGGTTTGTCGTCGGACAGCAGCCCCGCTTTGCGCGCCTTTTTGACGAGCTTTTCGGCGCGGAGCAGGGCGGGGAGATGTTTCGGAATGCCATCGAGCGCCGAGTCCCGCTGGTGCCGCGTGCCGTGCTTCTCAGCCGTTTTGATTTTTTCCCAGTTGGCCCAGACCTCGTCCACGTTCCGCACGCGCGTGTTGCCAAAGACGTGCGGATGGCGGCGGATCAGCTTGTCCACGAGATGCTGCGTGACCTGTTCGAAGTCGAAGGCGCCCCGTTCGCGCGCCAGCTGGCAGTGAAACACCACCTGCAACAGGAGGTCGCCCAGTTCCTCCGCCATCTCATGGTCGTCGCGCGCCTCGATGGCGTCGATCAATTCGTAAACCTCCTCGATGGCATGCCGCCGCAGGCTGTGGTGGGTTTGTTCGCGGTCCCACGGGCAGCCGTTGGGCGATCGAAGTTTGGCCATGACGGCGAGCAGTTGGTTGAGGGCGGGCTTTTTCATCGGAAATCATTTCACTTGGCGCTCCCCGAGCTCCGACGAAGGGCGCTTCGCGGCCGGGGTGGCCGGTTCCATTCGCATCGGCTTCACAACACCACCATGTCATCGCGATGCACGACTTCGACACGGGTGAGCTTGCCGGCGGCGATGTCACCGGCGCCGAATTTCGCGAGGCCGCGGGCGAACTCGGTTCCGTCCGTGTCGCAAATGCGCACCACATCGCCGGCGGCGAAGCTGCCTTCGCAGCGCCGGATGCCCGGCGGGAGCAGGCTTTTGCCCTGTTCGCGCAGCGCCTTCTTGGCGCCGTCATCCACAAACAGGGTGCCCTTGGCGTGGTGAAAAAAACCGATCCAGCGTTTGCGGCTTTGCAGCTTGCGCGGCTTCGGCAGGAACAGCGTGCCTTCCTCCTCGCCGGCGAGGATGCGGGCCAGGGTGTCGTGCTTGCGGCCGGAGGCGATGACCAGCGGAATCCCCGAGCGCACGACGATTTTGGCGGCGTCCACCTTGGACTTCATGCCGCCCACGGCCGTTTCGCTGTCCGTGCCACCCGCGAGTTTTTCAATCGCCGCGGTGATGTCCTGCACCAGTGGCAACACGCGGGCGTCGGGCTGGCCAAAGTTCTCCACCACGCCCTCCACCGAGGTCAGGATGACCAGCAAATCCGCGGGCAGCAGCGATGCGACGAGCGCCGAGAGCTTGTCGTTGTCCCCGAACTTGATTTCGGTGAAGGACACCGCGTCGTTCTCGTTGATGATGGGGACGGCGCCGTGCGCGAGCAGCGTCACCAGTGTGTTGCGGGCGTTGAGGTGGCGTTCGTGATGTTCCAGGTCCGCATGCGTCAACAACACCTGCGCCGCGACGAGTCCGTGCCGGGCGAACAACTGGTCGTAGGTGGCCATGAGCCGCGACTGGCCGACGGCGGCGCAGGCCTGCTTTTGGGCGAGTTCGGTGGGACGCGTTTGAAAGCCGAGCGCGCCCATGCCCGCGCCAACGGCGCCCGAGGTGACGAGCACCACGTCGCGGCCGGCTTTGCGCTGGGCGGCCAGTTGCGCAACGAGCTGTTCCAGTTGCGCCAAATCCGGCTGCTTCCGGTGGTCGGTGAGGACGCCGGTGCCGACTTTGACGACGATGCGGGA
This region includes:
- the proB gene encoding glutamate 5-kinase, with product MRSELLKGVSRIVVKVGTGVLTDHRKQPDLAQLEQLVAQLAAQRKAGRDVVLVTSGAVGAGMGALGFQTRPTELAQKQACAAVGQSRLMATYDQLFARHGLVAAQVLLTHADLEHHERHLNARNTLVTLLAHGAVPIINENDAVSFTEIKFGDNDKLSALVASLLPADLLVILTSVEGVVENFGQPDARVLPLVQDITAAIEKLAGGTDSETAVGGMKSKVDAAKIVVRSGIPLVIASGRKHDTLARILAGEEEGTLFLPKPRKLQSRKRWIGFFHHAKGTLFVDDGAKKALREQGKSLLPPGIRRCEGSFAAGDVVRICDTDGTEFARGLAKFGAGDIAAGKLTRVEVVHRDDMVVL
- a CDS encoding MazG family protein, whose protein sequence is MKKPALNQLLAVMAKLRSPNGCPWDREQTHHSLRRHAIEEVYELIDAIEARDDHEMAEELGDLLLQVVFHCQLARERGAFDFEQVTQHLVDKLIRRHPHVFGNTRVRNVDEVWANWEKIKTAEKHGTRHQRDSALDGIPKHLPALLRAEKLVKKARKAGLLSDDKPVRRPGRDALARQLFALARTAQACGWSAEELLQAEVKRTERALRRRERAVSTKP